The following coding sequences are from one Methanosarcina sp. WWM596 window:
- a CDS encoding cation-translocating P-type ATPase encodes MYYDQEISLVFEELKTSEEGLSSGEAEKRLDEYGKNELKEKEKVSVFRLFLSQFKSILIFILIIASIVSALLGESIDAIVILFTVFLAGVLGFVQEYRAEKAIELLKSLTSPEAAVIRNGTEKKIPSSELVPGDIILLQTGDRIPADARIIKEFNLKVDESSLTGESVSVQKIADSLPVDTSGADRKNMAYAGTAVAYGRGRAVVTATGMNTSFGELAGLLGTIERSKTPLQESLDKFGRWIGGATLLIVAFVAVLGVLSGFPPLDMFLWGVALAVAAIPEALPAVVTVGLGLGVRRMVKRHALIRKLPSVETLGATDVICSDKTGTLTQNKMTVEKIYVNGEILNVTGNGYNPEGQFLKGDSEVAEDDIHLRILLLGAALCNDSNLYKEEDGWKITGDPTEAALMVAAAKAGFEKFGLDRKYPRLGEIPFSSESKRMTTFNKLGDSPGSFLNSELAAFSKGAPEVILGSCTKIFLDGEIKALTPEQKQEISEQVRELADQALRVMSLSFRPHEKGFSFEKVSSGEIPAEKIEEDMVFSGLIGMRDPPREEAKAAIKTCEDAGIKTVMITGDHKVTAAAIARELRILKENDLTLTGSELDSLEESEFEDKVERVSVYARVYPTHKLRVVEALKKKGYVVAMTGDGVNDAPALKAADMGIAMGITGTDVSKEASSMILTDDNFASIVSAVEEGRNIFKNIKNFITYGLTAHIGEVLIVLIAILGWQMLPLLAVQILWINLITDGLPPMALSVEPPDRGLMKQKPRNVEEGLITRREIVAGMGLGGLIASQALIVLVWALDSGFPISKLQTMIFTLVVFSEMFNAFNWRSDRYSVFSLGLFTNKALVFAVLTTVILQLMVVYIPFFQFAFRTVPLSLSELGIILALASTTLISMEIVKYLNVRRAH; translated from the coding sequence TTGTACTACGATCAGGAAATTAGCTTGGTTTTTGAGGAGCTGAAGACATCAGAGGAAGGGCTGAGCTCCGGAGAAGCTGAAAAAAGACTGGATGAGTATGGGAAAAACGAACTTAAAGAAAAAGAAAAAGTCTCTGTCTTTCGTCTCTTTCTTTCACAATTTAAAAGTATTTTAATTTTTATCCTGATTATTGCTTCCATTGTTTCGGCTTTACTTGGGGAATCCATTGACGCAATAGTGATTTTATTTACTGTTTTTCTTGCTGGAGTTCTCGGTTTTGTGCAGGAGTACAGAGCTGAAAAAGCAATTGAACTCCTTAAATCCCTGACGTCTCCGGAAGCAGCTGTAATAAGGAATGGAACTGAAAAAAAGATCCCATCATCAGAACTGGTTCCAGGGGACATAATTCTGCTTCAGACCGGAGACCGCATTCCTGCAGATGCCAGGATAATTAAAGAGTTCAACCTTAAAGTTGACGAATCCTCGCTAACCGGGGAATCCGTGTCTGTACAGAAAATTGCCGATTCTCTGCCGGTAGACACTTCTGGAGCTGACAGGAAGAACATGGCCTATGCAGGGACTGCAGTTGCCTATGGAAGAGGAAGGGCTGTTGTCACGGCAACAGGCATGAATACCTCTTTTGGAGAACTTGCCGGGCTTCTTGGGACAATAGAAAGGTCCAAAACCCCTCTGCAGGAAAGCCTCGATAAATTCGGCAGATGGATTGGCGGGGCAACTCTTCTAATTGTAGCTTTTGTTGCAGTTCTCGGGGTTCTTTCCGGCTTTCCCCCTCTTGACATGTTTCTCTGGGGCGTTGCACTTGCAGTTGCTGCTATACCTGAAGCCCTCCCGGCGGTTGTGACAGTAGGGCTCGGGCTCGGAGTAAGGCGCATGGTTAAAAGGCATGCCCTGATCAGAAAACTGCCTTCTGTAGAAACACTTGGGGCTACAGATGTAATCTGTTCTGACAAAACAGGCACGCTTACTCAGAACAAAATGACAGTTGAGAAAATATATGTTAATGGGGAGATCCTCAATGTCACGGGAAATGGATATAATCCCGAAGGACAATTTCTAAAAGGAGATTCCGAAGTAGCAGAGGACGATATACATCTTCGGATTCTTTTGCTGGGGGCAGCTCTCTGCAACGATTCAAACCTTTATAAAGAAGAAGATGGATGGAAAATTACAGGAGACCCGACAGAAGCAGCTCTTATGGTTGCTGCTGCAAAGGCTGGATTTGAAAAATTCGGGCTTGACCGGAAATATCCACGGCTTGGGGAAATACCTTTCTCTTCCGAAAGTAAGAGAATGACCACTTTCAATAAACTGGGGGACAGTCCGGGCAGCTTTCTGAATTCCGAGCTTGCAGCTTTTTCAAAAGGAGCTCCGGAGGTTATTCTTGGTTCGTGTACGAAGATTTTTCTCGACGGTGAAATAAAGGCTTTAACTCCTGAGCAGAAACAGGAGATCTCCGAGCAGGTTAGAGAACTTGCTGATCAGGCTCTGCGGGTTATGTCTCTTTCTTTCCGGCCGCATGAAAAAGGCTTCTCTTTTGAAAAAGTCTCTTCAGGGGAAATCCCTGCAGAGAAGATCGAAGAAGACATGGTCTTTTCAGGATTAATTGGCATGAGAGACCCACCCAGAGAAGAAGCAAAAGCTGCAATCAAAACCTGTGAGGATGCCGGCATTAAGACTGTAATGATAACAGGAGACCATAAGGTTACAGCAGCTGCAATTGCGCGAGAACTCAGAATTTTGAAAGAAAACGATCTCACTCTTACCGGTTCAGAACTTGACAGCCTTGAAGAGAGTGAATTTGAGGACAAAGTTGAAAGGGTCTCAGTTTACGCCCGCGTTTACCCTACCCATAAACTGAGGGTAGTTGAAGCTCTTAAAAAGAAGGGCTATGTTGTGGCGATGACCGGGGACGGGGTAAATGATGCTCCTGCCCTGAAAGCTGCGGATATGGGCATTGCAATGGGCATTACAGGCACCGATGTGAGCAAAGAAGCTTCAAGCATGATCCTTACAGATGATAACTTTGCGTCCATTGTCTCGGCAGTAGAAGAAGGACGAAATATTTTTAAAAATATCAAAAATTTCATCACTTACGGACTCACAGCCCATATCGGGGAAGTCCTGATCGTCCTCATTGCAATTCTGGGCTGGCAGATGCTGCCTTTGCTTGCCGTACAGATCCTGTGGATCAATCTTATTACAGATGGGCTTCCTCCTATGGCTCTGTCTGTTGAACCTCCTGACAGGGGGCTTATGAAACAGAAACCCCGGAACGTTGAGGAAGGGCTTATCACCCGCCGTGAAATCGTTGCCGGGATGGGGTTAGGAGGGCTTATCGCTTCACAGGCACTGATAGTTTTAGTCTGGGCTCTTGACAGCGGTTTCCCGATTTCGAAACTGCAGACTATGATCTTCACCCTTGTGGTCTTTTCAGAGATGTTCAACGCCTTCAACTGGCGTTCTGACAGGTATTCGGTTTTTTCTCTCGGGCTCTTTACAAACAAAGCTCTGGTCTTTGCGGTTCTGACTACGGTGATTCTGCAGTTGATGGTGGTTTATATTCCCTTCTTCCAATTTGCTTTCCGGACAGTCCCCCTTTCCCTTTCTGAGCTGGGAATCATACTGGCTTTAGCTTCCACCACACTCATCTCGATGGAGATTGTAAAGTACCTGAACGTAAGGAGAGCCCACTGA
- a CDS encoding cation:proton antiporter, translated as MSALFQILFLIFSVKILGEASERAGFPSVMGEILAGILLGVLFVNVETVVIAFFAQLGAIFLLFTAGYKEVRLRDLKPAVLVAFVPTFSQVVFAFFFGFGLGKIFNFSFLQSLFIAVAFCPTSIGTVLNTLIDQNYLSSRPGTIMLFSAILDDIVGISLLSIVITFARFNCIPSVLGFLTIAGKILLFLLIMYILGKYFFPRIFVYAQKMHEKEAVFSVVVIVALFSAYLAEFFGLHVTIGAFIGGVLISEIPLAKIQDVQSKVEGLAYGILIPLFFAFIGFSIDLYDLVNAGILIPLIILLALSGKLIGGFIGSKVIGFDFYESLIFGIGVMPRAGIELVVLTIGRSTGIIGEEIFSAMVFMVIISILISPPLLKFAIQTERKNKTDDRIKA; from the coding sequence GTGAGTGCTCTGTTTCAGATACTATTTCTTATTTTCAGTGTGAAAATTCTGGGTGAGGCGTCAGAAAGAGCAGGTTTCCCTTCAGTCATGGGAGAAATTCTTGCAGGCATCTTACTTGGAGTACTTTTTGTTAACGTAGAAACCGTGGTAATCGCTTTCTTTGCTCAGCTTGGAGCTATTTTCCTGCTTTTTACTGCAGGATATAAAGAAGTGCGCTTAAGGGACCTGAAACCTGCAGTATTAGTTGCTTTTGTTCCTACATTTTCACAGGTGGTTTTTGCTTTTTTTTTCGGTTTCGGGCTTGGGAAAATCTTTAATTTCAGTTTTCTTCAAAGCCTCTTTATAGCAGTTGCTTTCTGTCCGACAAGCATAGGAACAGTGCTCAATACTCTTATAGACCAGAACTATCTTTCCAGCAGACCCGGAACAATAATGCTCTTCTCGGCAATCCTTGATGATATTGTAGGGATATCTCTGCTTTCCATAGTGATTACTTTTGCCCGTTTTAACTGCATTCCTTCAGTTCTAGGTTTTCTTACAATTGCAGGAAAAATCCTGCTCTTTCTGCTGATTATGTATATCCTTGGGAAGTATTTTTTCCCCAGGATTTTTGTCTATGCTCAGAAAATGCATGAAAAAGAAGCAGTATTTTCCGTTGTGGTTATTGTAGCTCTTTTTTCTGCCTATCTTGCAGAGTTTTTTGGGCTCCATGTAACAATAGGGGCGTTTATAGGAGGAGTCTTAATTTCGGAAATTCCTCTTGCCAAAATCCAGGACGTACAGAGCAAAGTAGAAGGGCTGGCTTACGGGATATTGATCCCTCTTTTTTTTGCCTTTATAGGTTTTTCAATTGACCTTTACGACCTGGTAAATGCAGGTATTTTGATTCCCCTGATTATCCTCTTAGCCCTCTCTGGAAAACTAATAGGGGGCTTTATAGGATCAAAAGTTATAGGTTTTGATTTTTATGAAAGCCTTATCTTCGGGATAGGAGTCATGCCAAGGGCAGGGATAGAACTTGTGGTGCTGACTATAGGCAGGAGCACGGGGATCATCGGCGAGGAAATATTCTCAGCGATGGTTTTTATGGTAATTATATCCATCCTGATTTCACCTCCGCTTTTGAAGTTTGCGATCCAAACTGAAAGAAAAAATAAGACCGATGATAGGATCAAAGCATGA
- a CDS encoding HPP family protein has product MGKISFLTNNLAGMGFSQGNSNEEGGGGKKGIEKPLEKVSEKEEGLSDTLGEFLEDFMPSEQTGERFESCLWITIKELMTRDVVTVREDTPMEEVFSLFGKFPYHTFPVVNEKNELVGIIDLDVVLEILLLCLVPRSKHTPLTAIRSLGGKAGDIMITHPVTISLDATLKDASDLMMKHRFDRVCVNDNGKLAGIISKKDLVKEICRRRKNPDKL; this is encoded by the coding sequence ATGGGCAAAATATCCTTTTTAACAAATAATCTTGCAGGAATGGGCTTCTCTCAAGGAAACAGTAATGAAGAAGGGGGAGGAGGAAAAAAAGGAATAGAGAAACCTCTGGAAAAAGTTTCGGAAAAGGAAGAAGGATTATCCGATACTCTTGGAGAGTTTCTGGAAGACTTTATGCCATCCGAACAGACAGGCGAAAGATTTGAGAGCTGCCTCTGGATAACAATTAAAGAACTCATGACCAGAGACGTGGTCACGGTACGGGAAGACACTCCTATGGAAGAAGTCTTTTCACTTTTTGGGAAGTTCCCCTACCATACTTTTCCAGTAGTGAATGAGAAAAATGAGCTTGTGGGAATCATTGATCTTGACGTCGTTCTTGAAATCTTGCTCTTATGCCTGGTTCCCAGATCAAAACATACCCCTCTTACGGCTATAAGGTCTCTTGGAGGAAAAGCTGGAGACATAATGATTACACACCCGGTGACAATTTCTCTTGACGCTACGCTCAAAGACGCTTCGGACCTGATGATGAAGCACAGGTTTGACCGTGTCTGCGTCAACGATAATGGAAAACTGGCAGGAATTATCTCCAAGAAAGATCTCGTAAAAGAGATTTGCAGGAGAAGAAAAAATCCAGATAAGCTCTGA
- a CDS encoding flippase activity-associated protein Agl23 gives MQKSPYDDLNDSANSLRLSDTKYRLLGLLIVFFALALRLFELGERVFHHDESVHGSFTLKLLESGEYSYNPAYHGPFLFHSTAVVFHFLGINDTTARLVPVFFGVATILLLFLLKKELGKSGVLWSMFLLAFSPSMVYISRFFRNDMIIVFCTLAAVIGAFRYLDNIHSSKRYPYLILTASSLALAVTAKENAYIIILIFGAYAGMGLLYWIYSSWKREKLSLQKTLLRKASVLLPFLPEILISGVFSIFIIMYFYTSFFRNDISLFSIVKRAFTHWLAMHRIERIGGPFYYYIPILLRYEIPVVIFGAAGFFHFLKNKRQNASFFFFLCYWAFTSLLLYSYLQEKVPWLVVHIVLPFGILAGAYLGEIFSRNTESVVPEQEHLGGSISPLTGPKPPLRVKHSGKARNVTAGILALALIISLSQCISVNYYRSMEPAELMTYTQASPDIRELMEKIEGFDRKPETLRLYVVDPNKLYWPLPWYLRDYEKIGYTSKPPASSKYDAIIVPASYDMYREISEEEYSSYNFTLRPGRDFALYYKKKLEVNYP, from the coding sequence ATGCAGAAAAGTCCATACGATGATTTGAATGACTCGGCAAATTCTTTGAGGCTCTCTGATACAAAGTACAGGCTTTTAGGGCTTCTGATCGTTTTTTTTGCCCTGGCTCTCAGGCTATTTGAGCTTGGAGAGAGAGTTTTCCATCATGATGAAAGCGTACACGGTAGTTTTACCCTTAAACTGCTTGAAAGCGGAGAGTACAGTTATAATCCAGCCTACCACGGTCCCTTTCTTTTCCATTCTACTGCAGTCGTCTTCCATTTCCTGGGAATAAACGATACAACAGCCCGCCTGGTCCCGGTCTTTTTCGGAGTGGCAACTATTTTGCTGCTTTTTTTGCTGAAAAAAGAGTTGGGAAAGAGCGGAGTGCTCTGGTCAATGTTTTTGCTTGCATTTTCTCCAAGCATGGTCTACATATCAAGGTTCTTCAGAAACGATATGATAATTGTTTTCTGCACCCTGGCGGCTGTTATAGGTGCCTTCCGCTATCTTGACAATATCCACAGCTCAAAGAGGTACCCTTACCTTATCCTGACAGCCTCCTCCCTTGCCCTTGCTGTAACTGCAAAGGAAAACGCCTATATTATCATACTTATATTCGGAGCTTATGCCGGGATGGGCTTACTATACTGGATTTACTCAAGCTGGAAGAGGGAAAAACTGAGTTTGCAAAAGACCCTCCTCCGCAAAGCTTCGGTTCTTTTACCCTTCCTCCCTGAAATTCTTATTTCAGGGGTGTTCTCCATTTTCATAATAATGTATTTTTATACAAGCTTTTTCAGGAACGATATTTCCCTTTTCTCAATCGTAAAAAGGGCTTTTACTCACTGGCTGGCAATGCACAGGATAGAGAGGATAGGAGGACCCTTTTACTATTATATCCCCATTCTTCTACGATATGAGATCCCGGTTGTAATCTTTGGAGCTGCAGGATTTTTCCATTTCCTGAAAAATAAAAGGCAGAACGCTTCATTTTTCTTTTTCCTTTGTTACTGGGCCTTTACCAGCCTGCTGCTCTATTCCTATCTCCAGGAAAAAGTCCCCTGGCTCGTCGTACATATCGTCCTGCCTTTCGGGATCCTGGCAGGAGCTTATCTGGGAGAGATATTTTCCCGAAATACCGAATCTGTAGTGCCGGAACAGGAGCATCTGGGAGGAAGTATAAGCCCTCTGACAGGCCCGAAGCCTCCTCTCAGGGTAAAACACTCCGGAAAAGCCCGCAATGTAACAGCAGGGATTCTGGCACTCGCCCTGATAATTTCCCTGAGCCAGTGTATTTCGGTAAATTACTATAGGAGCATGGAGCCAGCAGAACTGATGACGTACACACAGGCTTCTCCGGATATTCGGGAGCTCATGGAAAAAATAGAGGGATTTGACCGAAAGCCTGAAACTCTGAGACTTTACGTGGTTGACCCGAATAAACTGTACTGGCCCCTGCCCTGGTACCTGCGGGACTACGAAAAAATAGGATATACTTCAAAACCTCCAGCGAGCAGTAAATACGATGCTATTATTGTGCCCGCATCCTATGATATGTACAGGGAAATCTCTGAAGAAGAGTACTCCTCTTACAACTTTACTCTACGTCCGGGAAGGGATTTCGCCCTCTATTATAAGAAGAAACTTGAAGTCAACTACCCCTGA
- a CDS encoding ubiquitin-like small modifier protein 1 produces MAEVKIKLFANLREAAGTPELLLSGEKVIDVLLSLTDKHSELKSLIFEKSDEKGDSPVLCGSINVLVNGNNVRHLEGLDTLLKDSDEIGVLPPVSGG; encoded by the coding sequence ATGGCTGAAGTAAAAATTAAGTTATTTGCAAATCTGCGTGAGGCAGCAGGCACACCTGAACTCCTGCTTTCCGGAGAAAAGGTTATTGATGTCCTTTTATCCCTCACAGACAAACATTCCGAGTTAAAAAGTCTTATTTTTGAAAAAAGCGATGAAAAAGGTGATAGCCCGGTCCTTTGCGGCTCAATTAATGTCCTGGTTAACGGGAACAATGTCAGACATCTGGAAGGGCTTGATACTCTCCTTAAGGACTCAGATGAAATTGGAGTTCTACCTCCCGTTTCAGGCGGCTGA
- the glp gene encoding gephyrin-like molybdotransferase Glp: MGRIFKERTSVDEALRLFLESISPLRHTEEVSLEACAGRVLAEVVVSRRDVPHYRRAAMDGYAVRASDTPGASPANPVLLQLSDSIEEGTSMWVHTGAVLPEGADAVVMVEDTVTVGNLVEIRAQVHPGRNVGQVGEDIKKEDLVFEEGHLLRPCDAAVLASLGLNRIKVFRKPVVAVIPTGDELVSRKKAGEIPPPGMVLETNGLMATLYVEKWGGISRYAGIVPDQPESIKEAIEANLDADMVLISGGTSVGKRDHAPEVVESLGKLLVHGVGVSPGKPVALGVIDNIPVVCLPGYPVAGLVALYLFVRHGIRKLGSIPEVPEFVLRKRLAAKISSKIGYVNFIRVVFEGDMIRPLMGKAGVLSSVAKADGYVLVPENLEGYEEGQEVNVYLIE, encoded by the coding sequence ATGGGCAGGATATTTAAAGAACGTACTTCAGTTGATGAAGCTTTACGGCTTTTCCTTGAAAGCATTTCTCCTCTCAGGCACACAGAAGAAGTCTCACTTGAAGCCTGTGCAGGTAGAGTACTTGCAGAGGTTGTAGTTTCCAGGAGGGATGTTCCTCATTACAGGCGTGCTGCAATGGACGGATACGCTGTCAGGGCATCCGATACCCCGGGTGCTTCCCCTGCAAATCCCGTGCTTTTACAGCTTTCTGACAGTATAGAGGAAGGGACCTCTATGTGGGTCCATACCGGAGCCGTGCTGCCGGAAGGAGCTGATGCGGTTGTAATGGTTGAGGATACTGTTACGGTCGGGAACCTGGTTGAAATCCGAGCTCAGGTGCATCCGGGGAGGAATGTGGGACAGGTAGGAGAGGATATTAAAAAAGAAGATCTGGTTTTTGAGGAAGGGCACCTCCTTCGCCCCTGTGATGCTGCAGTACTTGCCTCTCTCGGACTGAACAGGATAAAAGTTTTCCGTAAACCGGTGGTTGCAGTCATCCCCACAGGAGATGAGCTGGTGAGTCGAAAAAAAGCAGGAGAAATTCCTCCGCCGGGAATGGTGCTCGAGACGAATGGACTTATGGCTACCCTCTATGTGGAGAAGTGGGGCGGAATTTCCAGATATGCAGGTATCGTGCCTGACCAGCCTGAGAGCATAAAAGAAGCGATAGAGGCAAATCTGGATGCCGATATGGTCCTTATCTCAGGCGGAACTTCAGTTGGTAAAAGGGACCATGCACCCGAGGTTGTCGAATCCCTGGGAAAACTGCTTGTACACGGTGTAGGAGTTAGCCCCGGAAAGCCAGTAGCCCTTGGAGTCATAGATAATATTCCTGTGGTTTGCCTTCCAGGCTATCCGGTTGCCGGACTTGTTGCTCTATACCTTTTTGTCCGCCATGGAATCCGAAAGCTGGGTTCCATACCAGAAGTACCGGAATTTGTCCTTAGAAAGCGTCTGGCTGCAAAAATAAGTTCAAAAATAGGGTATGTTAATTTTATCCGCGTCGTTTTTGAAGGGGACATGATACGCCCACTTATGGGAAAGGCAGGTGTCCTGAGTTCGGTTGCGAAGGCTGATGGCTATGTGCTCGTGCCTGAGAACCTGGAAGGCTATGAAGAGGGACAGGAAGTGAACGTCTACCTTATCGAGTAA
- the crcB gene encoding fluoride efflux transporter CrcB: protein MPSPDKEMDKIFLIGVGGFLGAVCRFLLCELVEGQLGILSVNVLGSFLLGMIMYDTEYLGFIGPKGRIAFGTGFMGAFTTFSTFAVQSFSMPFIPALENVSANLFLTLTGVFFGRSVIKALSSREI from the coding sequence ATGCCCTCTCCAGATAAAGAAATGGATAAGATTTTTTTAATAGGAGTCGGCGGCTTTCTAGGAGCCGTTTGCCGATTTTTGCTCTGTGAGCTTGTGGAAGGGCAGCTTGGCATCCTCTCTGTAAACGTACTTGGGAGTTTCTTGCTGGGCATGATAATGTACGACACTGAGTACCTGGGCTTCATAGGTCCTAAGGGAAGGATCGCATTCGGAACAGGGTTTATGGGAGCATTTACAACCTTTTCCACATTTGCAGTTCAGTCTTTCAGCATGCCTTTTATTCCTGCCCTTGAAAACGTCAGCGCCAATCTCTTTCTTACCCTTACAGGTGTGTTCTTCGGCAGGAGTGTTATAAAAGCCCTTTCAAGCAGGGAGATCTGA
- the crcB gene encoding fluoride efflux transporter CrcB, with product MFPTSGIGELFLIGTGGFIGASLRYTVSSRVPIIQNIPAGTLTVNLLGSIVLALFTFSSEPESMVYLVNIGILGSFTTFSTFAYETFRLLEDGQNVSFFLNIFLNVILCLLGVSIAYLALML from the coding sequence ATGTTCCCCACTTCAGGCATCGGAGAACTCTTTTTGATAGGCACGGGCGGTTTCATAGGGGCATCTCTCCGCTATACGGTTTCAAGCCGTGTACCAATAATCCAGAATATCCCTGCAGGAACCCTTACAGTAAACCTTCTGGGCAGCATAGTTCTTGCACTCTTTACTTTTTCCTCTGAACCGGAATCAATGGTCTATCTGGTAAACATAGGAATTCTTGGCTCCTTTACAACCTTCTCCACCTTTGCCTATGAAACGTTCAGGTTGCTTGAGGACGGGCAAAACGTTTCATTTTTCCTCAATATCTTTCTAAATGTTATTCTCTGCCTTCTGGGTGTAAGCATCGCATATCTTGCCCTCATGCTTTAA
- a CDS encoding DUF5350 domain-containing protein, giving the protein MGKTGSIDWVKVKGRKGRVIKVQKSKSQKAHPGPSQRFTSSGHKRRFIRRSAKALVK; this is encoded by the coding sequence ATGGGTAAAACCGGCAGCATTGATTGGGTAAAGGTAAAAGGCAGAAAAGGCAGAGTAATTAAGGTCCAGAAATCGAAATCTCAAAAAGCACACCCCGGACCTTCACAGCGCTTCACATCTTCAGGTCACAAGAGGCGTTTCATAAGAAGATCTGCAAAAGCCCTTGTAAAGTGA
- a CDS encoding YkgJ family cysteine cluster protein codes for MISVKNNLIETRLAEVREELLDLKSFPESEFVGIIKELGFRCELCARCCTKEFNDHVFLLDSDLDSIKQIDPDAITPAPYYEFCDQKGRFYVSGYALKTKPDGSCIFLENKRCRIYEGRPLICRVYPHMLHREADETGKVDWRQISGLNEHGSYHSELDNSTCEELAQETRAYEEAYLVQMIGFLEAMRIHFRKNRLKHVQSIYDRKMREFLKGECELEVFVYCKGGFEIQKLRHRSYR; via the coding sequence GTGATTTCCGTAAAAAATAATCTTATTGAAACCAGGCTTGCCGAAGTGCGAGAGGAACTTCTGGATTTGAAAAGCTTCCCTGAATCTGAATTTGTCGGCATAATCAAAGAACTGGGATTCAGGTGCGAACTCTGTGCCCGCTGCTGCACTAAAGAGTTTAACGACCATGTGTTTCTGCTTGATTCAGACCTGGATAGTATAAAGCAAATAGACCCGGATGCAATCACTCCTGCCCCTTATTACGAGTTTTGCGACCAGAAAGGCAGGTTTTACGTTTCCGGCTATGCTCTTAAAACAAAGCCTGATGGCTCCTGCATTTTCCTGGAAAATAAGAGGTGCAGGATTTATGAAGGGCGCCCTTTAATCTGCAGGGTATATCCTCATATGCTGCATAGGGAAGCTGATGAAACAGGAAAAGTAGACTGGCGGCAGATAAGCGGCTTAAACGAGCATGGAAGCTATCATTCAGAACTCGACAACTCGACATGTGAAGAACTTGCACAGGAGACTAGGGCGTATGAAGAAGCTTACCTTGTGCAGATGATTGGTTTTCTCGAAGCTATGAGGATTCACTTCAGGAAGAACCGCTTAAAACACGTCCAGAGTATATACGACCGCAAAATGAGGGAATTCCTTAAAGGGGAATGCGAACTGGAAGTTTTTGTATACTGCAAAGGTGGGTTTGAAATACAAAAACTCAGGCATAGATCATATAGGTAA
- a CDS encoding 2,5-diamino-6-(ribosylamino)-4(3H)-pyrimidinone 5'-phosphate reductase, whose product MDRPFIFINSAMSADGKLSTKERKQVKISGKLDFERVDELRAQVDAIMVGIGTVLADDPSLTVKSAERKAARKTAGKSESPIRIIVDSAARTPLDADIFKKGEGLRIIAVSNSAPAEKIKTLEEKALVIKTGDLKVDLLELAGTLKEMGINTLMVEGGATLNWGMLSAGLVDEIYTFVGNLIIGGKTAPTFMDGEGFKETELYGLELVSAERIEDGILLKWKVKGKRN is encoded by the coding sequence ATGGACAGGCCCTTCATTTTTATAAACTCTGCTATGTCAGCTGACGGCAAGCTCTCAACAAAAGAGAGAAAGCAGGTAAAGATCTCTGGAAAACTTGATTTTGAGAGAGTGGATGAACTCAGAGCTCAGGTAGATGCAATCATGGTAGGGATAGGAACCGTACTTGCCGATGACCCCAGCCTGACTGTAAAATCTGCTGAAAGGAAAGCCGCCAGAAAAACCGCCGGAAAAAGCGAAAGCCCGATAAGGATTATTGTGGACAGTGCCGCAAGAACCCCTCTGGACGCCGATATATTCAAAAAAGGAGAAGGGCTCAGGATAATTGCTGTTTCGAATTCAGCTCCTGCAGAAAAAATCAAAACTCTGGAAGAAAAAGCTCTGGTCATTAAAACAGGAGACCTTAAAGTTGACCTTTTAGAGCTTGCAGGAACATTAAAGGAAATGGGCATAAACACCCTCATGGTCGAAGGGGGTGCAACCCTTAACTGGGGTATGCTCTCCGCAGGCCTTGTTGACGAGATCTACACTTTCGTTGGAAACCTTATCATAGGAGGAAAAACAGCCCCGACTTTTATGGATGGGGAAGGTTTTAAGGAAACCGAACTCTATGGACTTGAATTGGTTTCGGCTGAAAGAATTGAGGACGGAATACTTCTTAAGTGGAAGGTCAAAGGGAAAAGGAACTGA